A single Apodemus sylvaticus chromosome 20, mApoSyl1.1, whole genome shotgun sequence DNA region contains:
- the C2cd4c gene encoding C2 calcium-dependent domain-containing protein 4C, with product MRKTNMWFLDRLRGSGENGASRGVGGEAGDKASKGPLYSNVLTPDKIPDFFIPPKLPSGPTEAEGQADLGPSTSEQNLASPGPRRAPRSPRLPAKLASESRSLLKAATRHVIQIESAEDWTAEEATNADPQAQGAMSLPSVPKAQTSYGFATLAESPHTRRKESLFHSEHGALAQVGSPGAGRRRAGAKANGGDGGSREVGGALMSPSRYFSGGESDTGSSAESSPFGSPLLSRSVSLLKGFAQDSQAKVSQLKQSVGRHGSLSADDSTPDTSPGVRRRLTRRATPEPGPESGQAPRGEHTVRMGTRGSVRLLAEYEAAQARLRVRLLAAEGLYERPCDARSINCCVGLCLVPGKLQKQRSTIIKNSRHPIFNEDFFFDGLGPASVRKLALRIKVVNKGSSLKRDTLLGEEELPLTSLLPFL from the coding sequence ATGAGAAAAACCAACATGTGGTTCTTGGACCGACTTCGGGGCTCTGGGGAGAACGGAGCCAGCCGCGGGGTGGGTGGCGAGGCTGGGGACAAGGCCTCCAAGGGCCCTTTGTATAGCAATGTGCTGACTCCGGACAAGATCCCCGACTTCTTCATCCCGCCCAAGCTGCCCTCTGGCCCCACAGAGGCCGAGGGACAGGCGGACCTGGGTCCTTCCACCTCAGAGCAAAACCTGGCTTCCCCTGGGCCCCGTCGAGCACCTCGCAGTCCCCGGCTGCCGGCGAAGTTGGCCTCAGAGAGCAGGAGCCTGCTGAAGGCGGCCACGCGACACGTGATTCAGATAGAGAGTGCGGAGGACTGGACAGCCGAGGAAGCCACCAACGCTGACCCCCAGGCGCAGGGCGCCATGTCACTGCCCTCTGTGCCCAAGGCTCAGACATCCTACGGCTTTGCCACACTGGCCGAGAGCCCCCACACCAGACGCAAGGAGTCCCTTTTCCACAGTGAGCACGGGGCCCTGGCTCAGGTCGGATCCCCTGGTGCTGGCCGCCGGAGAGCAGGGGCGAAGGCCAACGGAGGTGATGGGGGATCCCGGGAGGTTGGGGGGGCCCTGATGAGCCCTAGTCGCTACTTCAGTGGCGGGGAAAGTGACACGGGGTCCTCTGCTGAGTCGTCCCCCTTCGGGTCCCCTTTGCTGTCTCGCTCTGTGTCGCTGCTCAAGGGCTtcgcccaggacagccaggccaaAGTGAGCCAGCTGAAACAGTCGGTAGGTCGCCATGGCTCCCTGTCTGCGGATGACAGCACACCAGACACCAGCCCAGGTGTCCGGCGCCGCTTGACACGCAGGGCTACTCCGGAGCCGGGTCCGGAGTCCGGCCAGGCACCACGTGGAGAGCACACCGTGAGGATGGGCACCAGGGGCAGCGTGAGGCTGCTGGCCGAGTACGAAGCTGCTCAGGCCCGCCTGCGCGTGCGCCTGCTGGCGGCCGAGGGCCTGTATGAGCGGCCCTGTGATGCCCGGAGCATCAACTGCTGCGTGGGGCTGTGCCTGGTGCCGGGGAAGCTGCAGAAGCAGCGGAGCACCATCATCAAAAACAGCCGCCACCCCATCTTCAACGAGGACTTCTTCTTTGACGGCCTGGGGCCGGCCAGTGTGCGGAAGCTGGCCCTCAGAATCAAGGTGGTTAACAAGGGCAGCAGCCTCAAGCGGGACACTCTCCTGGGGGAGGAGGAACTGCCGCTGACCTCCCTGTTGCCCTTTCTGTGA